A genomic window from Chanodichthys erythropterus isolate Z2021 chromosome 1, ASM2448905v1, whole genome shotgun sequence includes:
- the LOC137017494 gene encoding uncharacterized protein: MTLCSTCKDGVDMSQEDSAENTSTETQTEDTTPRSDVTCISEQRTESLSFHNRCLDFVLPGEVPVKTILHETRANITTIDITSIGEDNVERIDKCIRWKKTRSFFRRVREALKLPLLCSGVDAVESLVPLTDSTDSTEAQCDDSTQTLDLEELSDVALSGSESIPDMMLPGDVVFEPAEASEKPTEWSMKERICYCLKKAWTGIKQHFLFCAVTCARYLRLTAVSIGKWC; encoded by the exons ATGACTTTGTGTTCCACCTGTAAAGACGGTGTAGACATGAGCCAGGAGGATTCTGCAGAGAACACCTCAACAG AAACACAGACTGAAGACACTACACCTCGCTCGGACGTCACATGCATTTCTGAGCAGCGAACTGAGAGCCTTAGCTTTCATAACAGATGTTTGGACTTTGTGTTGCCGGGTGAAGTGCCTGTCAAGACTATTCTACACGAGACCAGAGCCAATATCACTACAATCGACATCACATCCATTGGCGAGGACAATGTAGAGAGGATTGACAAATGCATACGTTGGAAGAAGACTCGATCATTCTTCCGGAGAGTTCGTGAGGCTCTGAAGCTGCCGTTGCTCTGCAGCGGTGTGGACGCGGTGGAGTCTTTGGTGCCTCTAACAGACTCGACAGACTCTACAGAAGCTCAGTGTGATGACTCTACACAAACACTAGACCTTGAGGAGCTGAGCGATGTGGCGTTATCCGGTTCGGAAAGCATCCCAGATATGATGCTGCCAGGTGACGTGGTTTTTGAGCCAGCAGAGGCTTCAG aaaaacctacagAATGGTCTATGAAGGAAAGGATCTGTTATTGCCTTAAAAAAGCTTGGACAGGTATAAAGCAGCACTTTCTTTTCTGTGCGGTCACCTGTGCCAGATACCTCAGACTAACAGCCGTCTCAATCGGCAAGTGGTGCTGA